The genome window ACATCCACCCCGGCTTTCGCAAGCTTGAAGCCAAGCAATCCACCGATGGCACCGGCGCCGAAAATGGCGACTTTCATCGTCTCGATCCTTGCGTAGGACGGCCTTGTATAGCTGGCCGTGTTCATCATGGCGGGTCAGGCGACGCAGCAGGAAAACCATCTGCACCGCCTTGTTTCATGCGTTGGAAAAGACGGCGCTTACGCTGTCAGTCCCAGCTTTTCCGCCAGACCGATGCGCTGCAGCTTGCCGGTGGCGCCTTTCGGAATTTCCGTCAGGAACACAATCTTGCGGGGCACCTTGAAGGCTGCCAGACGCTGGCTGAGATAGTCACGAATCTGGTGCTCGTCGGCGGTCTGGCCCTCATGCAGCACAATGGCGAGGCCGGCTTCTTCCCCCAGCTTGTCATGCGGAATGGCGAAGGTCAGGCATTGCTGTACCGCCGGGTGTTCCATCACGACGTTATCGACTTCAAGCGGGCTGAATTTTTCCCCGCCACGATTGATGATTTCCTTGATACGCCCGGTCAGCCACAGATACCCGGCCTCGTCGATCTTGCCCTGATCGCCGGTGCGGAACCAGCCATCATGGAAACCCTTCAGATTGGCATCCGGGTTGTTCTCATACCCTGCCGTCACGTTACGGCCACGGATCACGACCTCACCCAGCTGGTTCGGGCCGAGAATGGTACCATCGTCATCCATGATTCCGACTTCAGGACCGGCCGCAATGCCGACGCTGCCGGCATAATGCGGACGCGGGGGCAGCGGATTGGAGCACATCTGATGGGCGGCTTCCGTCATGCCGTAGGCTTCCAGCACGGGTACGGAGAACGCATCCTCCAGATCCTTCATCACCTGCGGCGGCAGGGAGGAGGAGGAGGAACGGATAAAGCGCAGTCGGCTTTTGGCGATGGTGTCCTTATTGCGTCCGGCCAGACCAAGAATGGCCTGATGCATGGTCGGCACTGCCGTATACCAGCTCGGGTTCGCTTCAGAGAACCAGGAGAAGAATTTGAACGCATTGAAGCCAGGCGTTGCCACCACGGATGCACCCGCCGCCAGAGAAGACAGGGTGGCGGCGATCAGCCCGTGAATGTGGAACAGCGGCATGATGTTCAGGCACACATCGATCGGGGTCAGCGCCAGCGTTTCAGCAATATGAATCGCGGAAGCAGAGACATTGATCTGACGCAGCGGCACGATCTTCGGGCGGGAGGTGGTGCCGGATGTATGCAGGACCAGCGCGATATCCTCGGCCTGCGGAGTGCCCGCCTCGCGCGGCTGACCGCTCAGCCCTTCCGGCAGCGCCAGTGAGAAATCTCCCGCGCCGGAGGTTTCGATCGGGTCCAGCTCGATCACCGGGATGGAGCGGCGTGCCGCGACGATGCGGGCCGGGCTTTCCATGCCGCGCTGGATCACCAGCGCCTTGGCGTTGAGATCGGACAGGTAGAAGTCGAATTCTTCTTCCTTGTAGGCGGGATTCAGTGGTGCGGTCGTGGCGGCATGGGCAACGGCGATGAAGCTGGCAGCCATTTCAGGTCCGTTGGGCAGCACGATGGCCACGCGGTCACCGCGGCCAATCCCGGCCTTACCCAGCGTTTCGGCCGTACGGGCGGCCAGGGCGCGCAGCCCTGCATAGGTCAGTGCGGTGCGACCGGGCGCGCCGATGGCGGGCGCATCGGCGGCGCCGCGTGTCAGCAGGCCCTGAATCGTGTCAGCGAAATACTCGGTCATCGTATCCCCTCGATGTCATGAGCGGTTATGCGTGGGACGATCCGCAGGCTCTGCCACCCCGGTAGAGGCGGATCGTGCGCCGGAGCAGGCGCAAGGCAGGAAATCTTCGTAAGGTTGTTATCAGGGCCGGACGCAATGATGGCCGCCCGGCCCTGACAGGTCCGTCTCAGTCGTAAGACACCGGAGACAGAGAAAGTCCGTTTTCTTCCATGGCCCGGATATTGGCGTGCCGCAGTGGCTTCAGCACGAACAGGGCCAGAATGGCGGCCAGAGCATTGCTGGCGGCGGCGACATAGAACACGGCCTCCCAGCTTCCGGTATGGGCCGTGATGATGGAGCTGACCGGAACCAGCAGGGCGGAGGTGCCCTTCGCCGTATACAGCATACCGTAATTGGTAGTGGCATATCGGCGGCCAAATGTATCGGTGCAGGTGGCCGGGAACAGGCTGTAGATTTCACCCCAGGCGAAAAACACCAGGCCGGTGACGATCACGAAGGCAACCGGGCTGTGCGCATAGTGCAGCAGGGCGAAAATACCCAGTGCCTCGATCCCGAACGCGATGAACATGGTCAGTTCACGACCGATACGGTCAGAGACCCAGCCGAAGAACGGGCGTGTCAGACCATTCAGAACACGATCAAGGGACAGGGCGAAAGTCAGCGCAGGTAGTGTCAGGCCCAGCAGGGTTACCGGCATCTGATCGACACCATAATCTCTGGCGATGACCGCGATCTGCGCCGTTGCCATCAGCCCGCCGGTGCAGACCAGAACGAACATCAGATACAGCAGCCAGAAAACCGGATGACGCAGGGTCTGGGCCGGCGTCTTGCCTTCCAGCTCTCCTGTGGCGCTACTGGAATCGATGGCGGAGGGTGCCTTTTTCGGGGCAACCAGGAACATGGAGGCAATCATCACGATCACACCCTGCCCGAGACCAAAGGTCAGGAAGGCTGATTCATAACCGTGAGAGGCAATCCAGGATGAAATCGGCACGATGGTAACGGCCGAGCCAGCGCCGAACCCTGCTGCGGTGATGCCGGAGGCGAGACCGCGCTTGTCCGGGAACCATTTCAGCGCATTGCCGACGGTGGCACCATAGACCAGACCGCACCCGACACCACCGACGGCGGCAGCGGTGTAGAGCACGATCAACGAATCGGCCATGCTGTCGATGGTCCAGGAGGCAGCGATCAGCACCCCACCCGCCAGAACGGCCAGTCTGGGACCATAACGGTCAACCAGCCAGCCTTCGATCGGCACCAGCCATGTTTCGGTCAGAACGAAAACCGTAAAGGCCACCTGGATGGCGGCGCGTCCCCAATGATGCGCCTTGTCGATCGGCAGGACGAACAGGGTCCAGCCGTACTGCAGGTTCGCAATCATCACCATGCAGACGACGCCAAGCGCCAGCTGCAGCCAACGGGATCCCGGTGGCTGGAGGGCGGTTCCACTCATAATGCTTAGGCTCCCTAACATTGCGGGAAACTCATCCCCACATTGATTTTCTTTCTACAAAACCCCCGACAGCTTGTTAAGTGTTGCGGGGGCGAAATTTTATGCTTTTATGACAGGATAAGAAGAAATTTTCAAACAAAATATATCTATTTGGCTTTATAATTGATCGTCCTCTTGAGGGAGAGGGGGATCGCGTGGCATTGGCAGCCTTTGAACCGTGGAACTGGCCCTGACGAATGCTGCGCCGTCTGTATGATCGTATCCTGTCTCTGGCCTCTTCCCCGCGCGCACTATGGTGGCTTGGGCTGATTGCATTCGCCGAAAGCAGCTTTTTCCCCATCCCTCCCGATGCATTGCTGATTCCCATGTGCGTGGCACGACCGGAACGCGCCTGGCGTTTCGGCCTGATCTGTACGTTGGCCAGTGTTGCTGGGGGAGCGTTGGGATACTGGATTGGCTTTGCCCTGCTCGATGCCGTGGCAAGACCTATTCTGGAACTGTATCATTATGAACACGCCATTACGCGTTTTCAGGAAACCTATGCGCAGTACGGGCTGTGGGTGATCCTTCTGAAGGGGCTGACCCCAATCCCTTATAAGATCGTTACGATCGGCTCCGGCGCAGCGCATTTCAATTTTGGTATCTTCATGCTCGCCAGTCTGGCGACCCGTGGGCTGCGTTTTTTTCTGGAAGCGGCGTTACTGCGCCGCTTCGGTGCCCCGGTCAGTCATTTTGTGGAAAAGAGGCTGACACTGGTGACGACTTTGTTCGCGCTGGCAGTGGTTGGCGGCTTTGTCCTCTTGAAGCTCCTCTGACTGGGCTTTCCCTCTCCCCCCCTGGAACCTCCTCAAATCCTCTGCGTTTGAGGCGTATCATGAGGGCAGGTCTTTTTTGGCCTGTCCGATTGATTTGTATCCTTATAAAACAGTCCCCTTATCATAACGGACGTTCTATAAGGATAATCTGCGATTCTACACCTGTCAGGCTCATGACAGGCCGTTTGTCGCGCGTGACCTTTATGCCTGCGGGGAGGAGTTCCTCATGATTACGTTGAATATCAACGGCGCCGATCACCAGTTCGATCTGCCGGAGGACATGCCTCTGTTGTGGGCATTAAGGGATGTGGCCGGGCTTACCGGTACGAAATTCGGTTGCGGTATTGCCCTGTGCGGGGCGTGCACTGTTCATATGGACGGGGAAGCAGTTCGCTCCTGCACCCTTCCGTTGGGAGAAGCCGCCGGTCACAAGATCGTGACTATTGAGGCGGTCGGGGATACCCCGGCAGGGGCGAAAGTTCAGAAAGCCTGGCTTGATATCGAGGTCGTCCAGTGCGGGTACTGCCAGTCGGGGCAGATCATGGCGGCAACCGCCCTGTTGAATGCACATCCCCACCCAACAGATGACGATATCGATGCGGCCATGAGCGGCAATATCTGCCGTTGCGGCACTTATCCCCGCATCAGGCGCGCCATCAAGCAGGCAGCGCAGGCATAAGGGGGAAGCCATGAACCATACCACTCTTTCCCGTCGCGGCCTTCTGGCCGGAGGGGCCGCTCTGGTTATCGGCACATGGCTGCCGCGCAGCCGCTACGCAAAGGCAGAAGGGGCTACAGAACAGACCGACCGCTCATTTGCGCCCAATGCCTTTATTCGTGTGGCACAGGATGGCGGCATCACGTTGATCATGCGTGATGTAGAAATGGGGCAGGGCATCTGGACCGGAGCGTCCATGCTGCTGGCTGAGGAACTGGAGGTTGGGCTCGATCAGATCACCCCTCAATTTGCGCCGCCGAATGACGAATTATATGCTTCTCCCATTCTTCAGATTCAGGCCACTGGTGGTTCGACGTCTATCCGCGGCGACTACAAGGAATTTCGTATGGCCGCTGCTACGGCACGCAGCGTGCTGGTGCAGGCTGCCGCCCGCGAGTGGGGCGTGTCGCCCAATGAATGCGTCGTGAAGCGTGGCGTTGTCAGCCACCAGGCTTCTGGCCGCAGTGCACCATACAAGGATTTTGTGGCTGTTGCCGTGACATTGCCGGTGCCGAAAGACGTACCGCTCAAGGATCCGAAAGACTGGACATTGATCGGTCATTCGCAACGGCGTCTGGACACCCCCCCAAAGGTTAATGGCACGGCCATATATGGGATTGACGTTAAACTGCCCGGTTTGAAGGTCGCGACAGTCGAGACATGCCCCGTCCTCGGCGGGAAGCTGGTTTCGATGGATGAGAAGGCTGCGCGGGCCATTCCCGGCGTGCGGGATGTTCTTAAGCTGGATCACGCTGTGGCTGTGGTGGGCGACCATTTCTGGGCTGCAAAGCAGGGTGTGGAAGCACTCCATATCGTCTGGGACGAGGGACCAAATGCGCAGGTCTCACAGGCCGGGATCGTGGAGGGCCATAAGGCTGCCTCCCGAACGGATGGCCTGACGGCGCGCAAGGTGGGTGATCCGGAAGGCGCATTGTCCAGGGCAGCCAGCAGGATTGAGGCGGTGTACCAATTGCCTTTTCTGGCTCATGCGCCCATGGAGCCGATCAATTGCACAGTACATGTGCGTAAGGACAGTGCCGAAGTCTGGTGTGGCACTCAGGTTCCGGCGCGTGCGCAGGATGAGGTCGTGCAGGTGACCGGTCTGCCCAAAGACAGGGTTCAGGTCCATAATCATATGATCGGGGGTGGGTTCGGGCGTCGGCTGGAGTCTGAATATGTCCGTCAGGCTGCTGCTTTCGGTCGTCAGGTTTCTTACCCGTTAAAGCTGATCTGGACGCGGGAGACCGATATTCGTCACGATCGGCTTCGGCCTTACTATTATGATACCTTGTCCGGTGGGTTGGATGCGGATGGCAAGGTTATCGCATGGACGCACAAAACCACGGGTGCCAGTGTGTTGGCTCGCTGGGCACCGGTGGCAATGCCGAAAACAGGCATTGATCCCGATCTGATAGAATGTGCTGAAACACCCTATGACATTCCAAACATGCGTAATTCATGGGTGCGTCACGAGCCGCCCGGTGTCGTTGTTGCATGGTGGCGGGGTGTTGGGCCGGCACATAATATTTTTGTGGTGGAAAGCTTTGTGGATGAGCTTGCCGCTGCAGCCAGACAGGATCCGCTGACCTTCCGCCGCACATTGTTGCATAAAAACCCCCGCGCATTGGGTGTGCTGAACGCAGCCGCTGAAAAGGCAGGCTGGGGAA of Granulibacter bethesdensis contains these proteins:
- a CDS encoding acyl--CoA ligase, whose product is MTEYFADTIQGLLTRGAADAPAIGAPGRTALTYAGLRALAARTAETLGKAGIGRGDRVAIVLPNGPEMAASFIAVAHAATTAPLNPAYKEEEFDFYLSDLNAKALVIQRGMESPARIVAARRSIPVIELDPIETSGAGDFSLALPEGLSGQPREAGTPQAEDIALVLHTSGTTSRPKIVPLRQINVSASAIHIAETLALTPIDVCLNIMPLFHIHGLIAATLSSLAAGASVVATPGFNAFKFFSWFSEANPSWYTAVPTMHQAILGLAGRNKDTIAKSRLRFIRSSSSSLPPQVMKDLEDAFSVPVLEAYGMTEAAHQMCSNPLPPRPHYAGSVGIAAGPEVGIMDDDGTILGPNQLGEVVIRGRNVTAGYENNPDANLKGFHDGWFRTGDQGKIDEAGYLWLTGRIKEIINRGGEKFSPLEVDNVVMEHPAVQQCLTFAIPHDKLGEEAGLAIVLHEGQTADEHQIRDYLSQRLAAFKVPRKIVFLTEIPKGATGKLQRIGLAEKLGLTA
- the oxlT gene encoding oxalate/formate MFS antiporter, which codes for MSGTALQPPGSRWLQLALGVVCMVMIANLQYGWTLFVLPIDKAHHWGRAAIQVAFTVFVLTETWLVPIEGWLVDRYGPRLAVLAGGVLIAASWTIDSMADSLIVLYTAAAVGGVGCGLVYGATVGNALKWFPDKRGLASGITAAGFGAGSAVTIVPISSWIASHGYESAFLTFGLGQGVIVMIASMFLVAPKKAPSAIDSSSATGELEGKTPAQTLRHPVFWLLYLMFVLVCTGGLMATAQIAVIARDYGVDQMPVTLLGLTLPALTFALSLDRVLNGLTRPFFGWVSDRIGRELTMFIAFGIEALGIFALLHYAHSPVAFVIVTGLVFFAWGEIYSLFPATCTDTFGRRYATTNYGMLYTAKGTSALLVPVSSIITAHTGSWEAVFYVAAASNALAAILALFVLKPLRHANIRAMEENGLSLSPVSYD
- a CDS encoding YqaA family protein, yielding MLRRLYDRILSLASSPRALWWLGLIAFAESSFFPIPPDALLIPMCVARPERAWRFGLICTLASVAGGALGYWIGFALLDAVARPILELYHYEHAITRFQETYAQYGLWVILLKGLTPIPYKIVTIGSGAAHFNFGIFMLASLATRGLRFFLEAALLRRFGAPVSHFVEKRLTLVTTLFALAVVGGFVLLKLL
- a CDS encoding (2Fe-2S)-binding protein, translated to MITLNINGADHQFDLPEDMPLLWALRDVAGLTGTKFGCGIALCGACTVHMDGEAVRSCTLPLGEAAGHKIVTIEAVGDTPAGAKVQKAWLDIEVVQCGYCQSGQIMAATALLNAHPHPTDDDIDAAMSGNICRCGTYPRIRRAIKQAAQA
- a CDS encoding xanthine dehydrogenase family protein molybdopterin-binding subunit: MNHTTLSRRGLLAGGAALVIGTWLPRSRYAKAEGATEQTDRSFAPNAFIRVAQDGGITLIMRDVEMGQGIWTGASMLLAEELEVGLDQITPQFAPPNDELYASPILQIQATGGSTSIRGDYKEFRMAAATARSVLVQAAAREWGVSPNECVVKRGVVSHQASGRSAPYKDFVAVAVTLPVPKDVPLKDPKDWTLIGHSQRRLDTPPKVNGTAIYGIDVKLPGLKVATVETCPVLGGKLVSMDEKAARAIPGVRDVLKLDHAVAVVGDHFWAAKQGVEALHIVWDEGPNAQVSQAGIVEGHKAASRTDGLTARKVGDPEGALSRAASRIEAVYQLPFLAHAPMEPINCTVHVRKDSAEVWCGTQVPARAQDEVVQVTGLPKDRVQVHNHMIGGGFGRRLESEYVRQAAAFGRQVSYPLKLIWTRETDIRHDRLRPYYYDTLSGGLDADGKVIAWTHKTTGASVLARWAPVAMPKTGIDPDLIECAETPYDIPNMRNSWVRHEPPGVVVAWWRGVGPAHNIFVVESFVDELAAAARQDPLTFRRTLLHKNPRALGVLNAAAEKAGWGTSLPPRHGRGIMVQNAFGSYLSVVCDAEVKPDGTVRLHRLVAAMDCGRAINPDSVRAQIEGGLVFGLTAALYGEITLEKGRVQQSNFNDYRMLRMNEVPPIDIVLIDSTEDPGGLGETGTAAAFPAIANAVFAATGKRIRRLPLGLGQLADA